In Pseudomonas poae, a single genomic region encodes these proteins:
- a CDS encoding NUDIX hydrolase, translating to MPLSAYLHTVDLCVLFYCRVSGELKLLLNKRDAEPFAGHWALPGVVVNGGVQDLSLKDAVERLRASDKVGFKLAWNEQVGTVGDAFRDPRCWSSSTYYLAIVADEVELAEHQAWFTLEAVADGSIKLPFDHNLIVAAVQERLLSKSLYSSLPLMFLGNEFSAPEATAIFSRVLARPVLKTSIRQRLLKLTEAGYLRETGRKKQGEGGRPQATVEVLKPGDIYFFDRSFAD from the coding sequence ATGCCACTTAGCGCCTACCTGCACACCGTCGACCTGTGCGTGTTGTTCTACTGCCGCGTCTCCGGCGAGTTGAAGCTGTTGCTGAACAAGCGCGACGCCGAACCTTTCGCCGGGCATTGGGCGTTGCCAGGCGTGGTGGTCAATGGTGGCGTGCAAGACCTGAGCCTCAAGGATGCGGTGGAGCGCTTGCGCGCAAGTGACAAGGTGGGCTTCAAGCTGGCCTGGAACGAACAGGTGGGCACGGTGGGCGACGCGTTTCGCGACCCGCGCTGCTGGTCGTCGTCCACTTACTACCTGGCGATCGTGGCGGATGAAGTGGAGTTGGCTGAGCACCAGGCCTGGTTCACGCTGGAGGCCGTAGCCGATGGCAGCATCAAGCTGCCGTTCGATCACAACCTGATCGTCGCGGCGGTGCAGGAGCGGCTGTTGTCCAAGTCGCTGTACAGCAGCTTGCCGCTGATGTTCCTGGGCAATGAATTCAGCGCGCCGGAAGCCACCGCGATTTTTTCCCGGGTGCTGGCACGGCCGGTGTTGAAGACCAGTATTCGCCAGCGACTCTTGAAACTGACCGAGGCCGGGTATTTGCGTGAGACGGGGCGCAAGAAGCAAGGCGAGGGAGGCCGGCCGCAGGCGACGGTGGAGGTTTTGAAGCCTGGCGACATCTACTTCTTTGATCGCAGCTTCGCTGACTAG
- a CDS encoding nicotinamidase: MTLAKTALASFDVDAQKSFTPLCPNELPVVGGDQIGAELNYMASLAGHRVGSKDAHTPHAPWVVSQHSEMLQPTGLAHADVTWVSHCVPGTEGFTLLDELPTPYDYDYFIWKGVEPDLHPYGACFHDLHDKLSTGVIEYLRAHGVVRVIVGGLALDYCVKTTALQLLKAGFEVVLHLPACRGISEEGGIQAVNDLLKAGAVISRTREELATQATR, translated from the coding sequence ATGACCCTCGCGAAAACCGCCCTTGCTTCATTCGACGTCGACGCCCAAAAGAGCTTCACGCCCCTGTGCCCCAACGAGTTGCCGGTGGTCGGCGGCGACCAGATCGGCGCTGAACTCAACTACATGGCCAGCCTCGCCGGTCACCGTGTTGGCAGCAAGGACGCCCACACCCCGCACGCGCCCTGGGTGGTGTCGCAGCACAGCGAGATGCTGCAACCCACCGGCCTGGCCCACGCCGATGTCACCTGGGTGAGCCACTGCGTACCGGGCACCGAGGGCTTCACCCTGCTCGATGAGTTGCCCACTCCGTACGACTACGACTATTTCATCTGGAAAGGTGTCGAGCCCGACCTGCACCCTTATGGCGCGTGCTTCCACGACCTGCACGACAAGCTGTCGACGGGTGTTATCGAATACCTGAGAGCCCACGGTGTGGTTCGGGTGATCGTCGGCGGGCTGGCCCTGGACTACTGCGTCAAGACCACCGCTTTGCAATTGCTCAAGGCCGGGTTCGAGGTGGTACTGCACCTGCCGGCTTGCCGAGGGATCAGCGAGGAGGGCGGTATCCAGGCCGTCAACGATCTGCTCAAGGCGGGTGCCGTCATCAGCCGCACCCGTGAAGAACTGGCAACACAGGCCACGCGTTAA